The Nicotiana tomentosiformis chromosome 2, ASM39032v3, whole genome shotgun sequence genome includes the window agtcgcccttggtaccgtaatgtaccgccatccacgccaagagaaaaggcTGTAGTATTGTGTTTATGAACCCCCTCCTTTAGttgcaccaacactggatcatcgtattgcttctccttgacctccgtcacGAGCGATGATTCTGTcctattccgcacaatcactcccccctcattagagtccacaagacgaactcccaaactggccaactggtgaacctccctggccaagggcctttgacatgcctccaagtgagccaaactacccatagacttccgactaagagcatctgccaccacattagcttttcccggatgatacaaaatgtcgatgtcataatctttgagcaactcaagccaccttctctgccttaagttcaattccctttgcttgaaaatgtattgaaggctCTTGTGATCCTTTAATACATCTagatggactccatacaaataatgacgccaaatttttaatgcaaaaaccactgccgcaagctctaagtcatgagttggatagttcttttcataattcttaagttgccttgaagcctatgctataaccttaccatgttgcattaatacacacccaagaccgatccttgaagcatctcAATACACCACGAGCCCCTcggtaccctctggtagggtcaatactggcgccgaagtcaatcttgatttcaattcctggaaactcctttcacaagcatcggaccaccggaacttaaccgccttctacgtaaatttagtcaatggagaggcaagagtggagaacccctccacgaacctcctataatacccggccaaacccaagatACTGCGTATATCtattggagtagtaggtctaggtgAATCCTTCACcgctgaaatcttttgaggatcaaccttaattccttctccggagatGACATCacccaggaatgtaacagattcaagccaaaattcacatttcgagaactttgcatacaattggtaTTGGTGAAGAGTttgcagaactgccctgaggtgatcggcgtgatcctctcgacttcgtgaatacacaaggatgtcgtcaatgaatactatcacaaaggagtcgaggaacggcttaaagactcgattcataagatccatgaaagttgtcgggcatttgttagcccgaaagacattaccaaaaatttaaagtgcccataccgggttctaaaagctgttttcggaatatccttctcccttaccttcaattgatggtacccggaccgcaaatcaattttggagaagaacttagcaccttgtaattgatcaaacaaatcatctattctaggcaatgggtatttgttttttattgtgaccttgttgagttgtcgataatcaatacacatccgcatcgatccatctttctttctgacaaagagaactggtgcgccgcaaggtgacacactcggtcagatgaaacctttctctagcaaatcccttagttgttcctttatcTCTTTTAATTCTGCCGGCGCCATTCTATACagtggaatggatataggatgtgtgtccGGCAccatatcaatcccaaaatcaatctccctgtctggaggaattccagggagctcatccagAAATACATcagggaattcattcacaattggtacagattcaacggtaggcacctcagcagtggtatccgtaactcggaccaaatggtaaatataccccttcctgatcatctttgtggccttaaggtaagaaataaacctaccttttagCATAAtattattcccctcccactcaacagttggctcgttaggaaactcaagcctcatgattctggctcggcaatcgagtttggaaaaacatgaataaagccaattcattcccattattacattaAAATCAATCATTCCTAGTTCAATAAGATcagccatggtatcccgaccacgcactgtgacaacacaatccctataaacccgtgcggccataatagactcgccaaccggagtagatacagagaacgactcattaTGCTGCTCTGGTTTTATcccgaagctcgtagcaacataaggagtaacataagACAAAGAAGATCCgagatcaataagggcatacacatcatgagattgaacagtcaatatacctgtgatgacatctagggaagcctctgcactctgtcgaccactcatagcatagaatcggctgggtcctcctgaactctgtgcaccacccctagatgCACCACACCCCGTGGGTGCTGGAGAGCCTCAAGTTGGAGGGGGTGCTAAAGATGTAGCGGttgtaggactggatgactgagttgtgcccctacctgcaccctgacgggatgcacgacactcTCTCTGAATATGGCCTCATTCTGCATCCATAACATACTGGCATATCCAGGTAGCAGACTGtcgaatgtatcctcccacacttagggcatggggccatctactgctgctggaatctccctcctgatcgactctgatggtgggaccccctactgccctgaccgggcctaaagtgactcccctgctgctgaccgtgccctgatggcggggtactagctgaagactgagcataagactgagatggccctgatgatcctccccgaaaagctgatctcccacctccgaatgaatccccaaggttgtccgctgatcgggccctactactactttcccgGTCTATCCTGAGCTTTAACTTTCGAGCCTCCGTAGCttgggcaaatgccaccatccttccatagttcatgtcagaatttagagcagttgtggcagcctcattaataaccaaagggctaaggccctgcacaaatcgacgcactcttgcctccatagtcggcatcatatgaacaGCATACTTCGACAGGCAcatgaactccatgtgatactctcACACATTCCTACTACAatgtttaagggtctcaaactccacagcacgGTCTGCCTTAGTCTCAGCAGGCAAGATATGGTCTATGAAGGCATTcgcgaactcactccatctcgccgaAAGGCTTCCCTCCTCACGTGAATCTTCCTACATTacaaaccaggaatatgccacccctttcagatgATAGGAGGCCAACTATACTCCTTCTGTCtccgtagcacgcataactcgaagAGTCTTATGTATcttatcaatgaaatcctgagggtctttcctgggatcagtacctgtgaacactggagggtcc containing:
- the LOC138906155 gene encoding uncharacterized protein → MSGRQSAEASLDVITGILTVQSHDVYALIDLGSSLSYVTPYVATSFGIKPEQHNESFSVSTPVGESIMAARVYRDCVVTVRGRDTMADLIELGMIDFNVIMGMNWLYSCFSKLDCRARIMRLEFPNEPTVEWEGNNIMLKGRFISYLKATKMIRKGYIYHLVRVTDTTAEVPTVESVPIVNEFPDVFLDELPGIPPDREIDFGIDMVPDTHPISIPLYRMAPAELKEIKEQLRDLLEKGFI